In one window of Zhongshania aliphaticivorans DNA:
- the nqrE gene encoding NADH:ubiquinone reductase (Na(+)-transporting) subunit E, producing the protein MEHYISLFVRSVFIENMALSFFLGMCTFLAISKKVQAAIGLGIAVIVVMALTVPVNSLIYNHLLREGALAWAGYPEVDLSFLGLLSYIGVIAAIVQIMEMVLDKYVPALYNALGVFLPLITVNCAIMGGSLFMVERDYNFSESVVYGAGAGTGWALAIMALAGIREKLKYSDVPEGLRGLGITFITVGLMSLGFMSFGGIDL; encoded by the coding sequence ATGGAACATTATATTAGCTTGTTTGTGCGCTCGGTATTTATTGAAAATATGGCGCTGAGCTTCTTCTTGGGTATGTGTACTTTTTTGGCAATATCTAAAAAGGTACAGGCCGCAATTGGCTTAGGGATCGCAGTGATTGTGGTAATGGCCCTCACTGTGCCGGTCAATAGTTTGATTTATAACCACTTGTTGCGCGAAGGCGCATTGGCGTGGGCGGGTTATCCAGAGGTAGATTTAAGCTTTCTTGGCTTGCTGAGTTATATCGGTGTTATAGCCGCTATCGTCCAGATAATGGAAATGGTTTTAGATAAATATGTCCCTGCACTTTATAACGCGCTGGGCGTATTCCTACCTTTGATTACCGTTAACTGCGCGATAATGGGTGGCTCATTGTTCATGGTTGAGCGTGATTATAATTTCTCTGAATCAGTGGTGTATGGCGCTGGTGCGGGTACTGGTTGGGCATTAGCGATTATGGCCTTGGCGGGTATTCGTGAAAAGTTAAAGTACAGTGATGTGCCAGAAGGTCTTCGCGGCCTTGGCATTACTTTTATTACTGTTGGCTTGATGTCCCTAGGCTTTATGTCCTTTGGCGGCATTGATCTTTAA
- the nqrF gene encoding NADH:ubiquinone reductase (Na(+)-transporting) subunit F, with translation MNTVVILGVTMFTAIVLALVCIILFARSRLVSSGNVTIEINGEKTITVAAGDKLLNTLSGQGVFLASACGGGGSCAQCKCIVNDGGGSMLATEEAHFSPREAREGWRLSCQTPVKQDMKIEVPEDVFGVKQWECTVESNPNVATFIKELTLKLPEGENVNFRAGGYVQLECPPHHVKYSDFDIPDEYKADWERFGFLNVESTVEETVIRAYSMANYPEERGIVKFNIRAATPPPNNLALTPGQMSSWVFNLKPGDKVKVYGPFGEFFAKETDAEMVFVGGGAGMAPMRSHIFDQLKRLSSKRKISFWYGARSMREAFYVEEYDKLAAENENFEWHLALSDPQPEDNWTGKTGFIHQVLYENYLKDHDAPEDCEFYMCGPPMMNSAVIKMLEDLGVESDNILLDDFGG, from the coding sequence ATGAATACAGTAGTTATTCTCGGTGTGACGATGTTTACCGCGATAGTGCTAGCATTGGTATGCATTATCTTATTTGCGCGCTCAAGATTGGTGAGCAGCGGTAATGTCACAATTGAGATCAATGGTGAGAAAACAATCACCGTAGCTGCGGGAGATAAATTACTTAATACCTTGTCAGGGCAGGGTGTGTTTTTAGCATCAGCCTGTGGTGGTGGCGGTAGCTGCGCCCAGTGTAAGTGTATTGTTAATGATGGTGGTGGCTCTATGCTTGCCACAGAAGAAGCACACTTTAGTCCTCGTGAAGCCCGCGAAGGTTGGCGTTTGTCTTGCCAGACCCCGGTTAAGCAGGACATGAAAATTGAAGTGCCTGAGGACGTATTTGGTGTTAAACAGTGGGAGTGTACCGTTGAGTCTAACCCCAATGTTGCTACCTTCATCAAAGAGTTGACGCTTAAATTACCCGAGGGAGAGAATGTTAACTTCCGTGCCGGTGGATATGTACAATTAGAGTGTCCACCACACCATGTGAAGTACTCTGACTTTGATATCCCTGATGAATACAAAGCTGACTGGGAGCGTTTTGGATTTTTGAACGTGGAGTCTACGGTAGAAGAAACCGTCATTCGCGCATACTCCATGGCCAATTATCCTGAAGAGCGGGGTATTGTTAAGTTCAATATTCGTGCCGCTACGCCACCGCCAAATAATCTGGCGTTAACACCAGGGCAAATGTCGTCTTGGGTATTTAACCTTAAGCCGGGTGACAAAGTTAAAGTATATGGTCCGTTTGGTGAGTTTTTCGCCAAAGAAACCGATGCTGAAATGGTGTTTGTAGGTGGTGGTGCCGGTATGGCGCCTATGCGTTCGCATATATTTGACCAACTTAAGCGACTTAGCTCAAAGCGTAAAATCAGCTTCTGGTATGGTGCGCGTTCAATGCGTGAAGCTTTTTATGTTGAAGAGTACGATAAACTTGCAGCTGAAAATGAGAACTTTGAGTGGCATTTAGCCCTATCTGATCCACAACCAGAAGATAACTGGACAGGGAAAACTGGGTTTATCCATCAGGTATTGTATGAAAATTACTTAAAGGACCATGATGCTCCGGAAGACTGTGAGTTCTACATGTGTGGGCCGCCAATGATGAACTCTGCTGTCATTAAAATGTTGGAAGACCTTGGTGTTGAATCGGATAATATTCTCCTTGATGACTTTGGTGGATAA
- a CDS encoding FAD:protein FMN transferase — MSPLIKAAFVLLLFVLSACSPAPQEYLRISGTTMGTTYHINLRAPPGDWDEQSLKSALDKRLDAFNQIASTYIDDSELSLLNNLPAGEWRQLTPMLFDILVQAVEVSWLSNGAFDVTVGPLVDLWGFGPEKHYVKPTDDAVNQALQEVGFDRIELDISENKLKKNAPLRIDLSAIAKGYGVDVVALWLESLGSTDYLVEIGGEMRVAGLSPRGDQWRIGVESPDLAADKTTPILLGKIGVATSGDYRNYFEENGVRYSHTIDPRTGRPITHNLASVTVLDPSSAFADAMATAFSVLGSDKTLALAEQLNIPVYLIEKTENGFTSRYSSAFAPYLEQE; from the coding sequence TTGAGTCCATTAATAAAAGCAGCCTTTGTGCTGCTTTTATTCGTTTTAAGCGCCTGTTCGCCTGCGCCGCAAGAATATTTGCGTATCAGCGGCACAACGATGGGAACCACTTACCATATAAACCTGCGTGCGCCACCAGGTGATTGGGATGAGCAATCTTTAAAGTCCGCGCTGGACAAGCGCTTAGATGCCTTTAATCAGATAGCCTCCACGTATATTGATGACTCTGAATTGAGCCTTCTTAATAACTTGCCAGCTGGCGAGTGGCGGCAGTTGACGCCAATGTTGTTTGATATCTTGGTGCAAGCGGTTGAGGTAAGCTGGTTAAGCAATGGTGCCTTTGATGTTACCGTTGGGCCATTGGTAGATCTCTGGGGTTTTGGTCCCGAAAAACACTATGTTAAGCCTACCGACGATGCAGTAAATCAAGCCTTGCAGGAGGTTGGTTTTGATCGCATAGAGTTGGACATAAGTGAAAATAAGCTGAAAAAAAACGCGCCACTTCGTATAGACCTGTCAGCGATTGCTAAGGGTTACGGGGTCGATGTGGTGGCCTTATGGCTAGAGTCTTTGGGTAGCACGGATTATCTGGTCGAGATTGGTGGCGAGATGCGGGTTGCAGGATTGAGCCCACGTGGTGATCAATGGCGCATTGGTGTCGAAAGTCCTGATTTAGCGGCAGATAAAACTACCCCAATTTTACTGGGTAAAATCGGGGTGGCGACTTCTGGTGATTACCGGAATTATTTTGAAGAAAATGGCGTGCGTTACTCCCATACTATCGATCCTAGAACTGGGCGCCCGATCACCCATAACCTCGCTTCCGTCACCGTGCTAGACCCTTCTTCTGCCTTTGCAGATGCTATGGCGACGGCCTTTTCCGTGCTTGGTAGCGATAAAACTTTGGCATTAGCGGAACAATTAAATATTCCTGTTTACTTAATAGAGAAGACCGAAAACGGGTTTACGAGTCGATATAGTTCGGCATTTGCGCCGTACTTGGAACAGGAGTAA
- the nqrM gene encoding (Na+)-NQR maturation NqrM has protein sequence MATVFAAFFVMLIIVGAMSIGVLMGRKPIAGSCGGVGAALNDPDYICDLCGNDPNKCAEENDKTRQTTSKAEFYDASKG, from the coding sequence ATGGCAACTGTATTTGCTGCATTTTTTGTGATGTTAATTATTGTTGGTGCAATGTCCATTGGCGTACTTATGGGAAGAAAACCAATCGCAGGTTCTTGCGGTGGTGTGGGTGCAGCCCTTAATGATCCAGATTATATTTGTGATCTTTGTGGCAATGATCCCAATAAATGCGCAGAAGAAAATGATAAAACGCGTCAAACCACCTCAAAAGCTGAGTTTTATGACGCGAGTAAAGGCTGA
- a CDS encoding 3-deoxy-7-phosphoheptulonate synthase, producing the protein MLLILHPNIKETDPEYLKTITHLQQLDGIKVQHHHVNGQQQQLHEIYLLGNTLALDLNEIETLPAVEKVIRISEEYRILGRHNDLLRHTGFHYKGLNFDQDSLHIFAGLCAVDTPKHVEEMMIVLKANGLNCTRMGAYKPRTNPYAFQGHGKQCLPWVFDLAGKYGIKVIAMEVTHESHMAEIDQALKDAGHPCGVIMQIGTRNTQNFELLKAIGKQKNYPALLKRGFGITLNESLNAAEYLASEGNSQVIFCLRGMKSDFGAPHRNMVDFAQVPTVKRLTRMPVCIDPSHSVGSRDIAPDGVLELCHATAQGVLAGANMVLVDFHPKPQAALVDGPQALTLNELDVFLKDMEISRKAYLSRVDAWKQNTTSF; encoded by the coding sequence ATGCTGTTAATACTCCACCCCAACATCAAAGAAACAGATCCGGAATACCTTAAAACCATCACTCATTTACAACAATTGGATGGCATAAAAGTTCAACACCATCATGTTAACGGGCAGCAACAACAGCTCCATGAAATATATTTATTGGGAAACACCCTAGCACTCGACTTGAATGAAATAGAAACACTGCCCGCGGTTGAGAAAGTTATTCGCATATCAGAGGAATATCGTATTCTTGGCCGCCACAATGACCTATTACGCCATACGGGCTTCCATTATAAGGGCTTGAACTTTGACCAAGACTCCCTACACATATTTGCGGGCTTGTGCGCTGTAGACACCCCCAAGCATGTTGAAGAAATGATGATTGTTTTAAAAGCTAATGGACTTAACTGTACCCGAATGGGCGCCTATAAACCTCGCACCAACCCCTACGCCTTTCAAGGCCATGGCAAGCAATGTTTACCTTGGGTTTTTGATCTTGCCGGGAAATATGGCATAAAAGTTATCGCCATGGAGGTAACCCACGAAAGCCATATGGCGGAAATAGACCAAGCCCTTAAAGATGCCGGACACCCTTGTGGCGTGATAATGCAAATAGGAACGCGTAACACCCAAAATTTCGAGCTTTTAAAGGCAATTGGCAAACAAAAAAACTACCCTGCGTTATTAAAACGGGGATTCGGTATTACCCTCAATGAGTCCTTAAACGCCGCAGAATACCTTGCCAGTGAAGGAAATAGCCAAGTTATATTCTGCTTACGGGGAATGAAAAGTGATTTTGGCGCTCCCCATAGAAATATGGTGGATTTCGCCCAAGTGCCAACGGTTAAGCGTTTAACTAGGATGCCGGTATGCATTGACCCATCTCATTCTGTGGGTAGCCGTGACATTGCCCCAGACGGTGTTCTCGAGCTGTGCCACGCAACGGCGCAAGGTGTTTTAGCGGGAGCTAATATGGTGTTGGTTGATTTCCACCCCAAACCTCAAGCGGCATTGGTAGATGGCCCACAGGCATTGACCCTAAATGAGTTGGATGTATTCCTAAAAGATATGGAGATATCCAGAAAAGCTTATTTATCTCGTGTAGACGCTTGGAAACAAAATACGACTAGTTTCTAA
- a CDS encoding lipoprotein-releasing ABC transporter permease subunit: MAVPLYIRIGLRYFHRASGSDRFLSLISWFSLLGMLLGTVSLIVVMSVMNGFERELQQRVLSVVPHGYIEGPQQRLANWRPYIQEFSNKDGVVGVAPYVGGKAMLSAFNRLQGVALYGIEPEQERSVSAVAEHMVAGQYLGDEGGNYSIILGDILARQLGVNIGDDITVILPKVTVTPFGLFPREKRFRVSGVFSAGAQLDATSAFIHISDAQRLYQLGGDVEGLRIQLSDMFAAPTLLAQLATFLPEGSVAESWGDSQGSLFQAVKMEKHMVRLLLLFIVLIAAFNIVSILSMAVSGKRGSIAVLRTMGASPQAIMATFMVYGMATGITGLCLGLMIGIPLAMRVGDVVAWIENLSGMQVFNPDVYFITRLPSYLQWSDVGVVSGCALLLSLMATLYPAWQASRVQPAEALRYE, from the coding sequence ATGGCAGTCCCGCTTTATATACGCATTGGCTTGCGCTATTTTCATCGTGCCTCTGGCAGCGATCGATTTTTGTCGTTGATCTCGTGGTTTTCTCTTCTGGGAATGCTCCTAGGTACGGTGTCTCTCATCGTTGTTATGTCTGTTATGAACGGCTTTGAGCGGGAGCTGCAGCAGCGTGTTTTATCTGTTGTGCCACACGGTTATATAGAGGGTCCTCAGCAGCGCTTAGCTAACTGGCGCCCGTATATACAAGAATTTAGTAATAAAGATGGAGTAGTGGGTGTCGCGCCTTATGTTGGCGGCAAAGCAATGCTGTCAGCGTTTAACCGACTTCAAGGCGTTGCCTTGTATGGTATTGAGCCGGAACAAGAACGCTCAGTGTCTGCCGTGGCTGAGCACATGGTAGCGGGTCAGTACCTCGGTGATGAGGGGGGGAATTACAGTATCATTCTTGGTGATATCCTCGCTCGTCAGTTGGGTGTAAATATTGGTGATGACATTACGGTTATTTTGCCGAAAGTGACGGTCACTCCCTTTGGCTTATTCCCTCGTGAAAAGCGTTTTAGAGTCAGTGGGGTATTTAGTGCGGGTGCACAGCTAGATGCCACAAGTGCTTTTATCCATATTTCAGATGCTCAGCGCTTATACCAGTTAGGAGGCGACGTAGAAGGCTTACGTATTCAGCTGTCTGATATGTTTGCAGCGCCGACCTTATTAGCCCAGCTCGCCACATTTTTACCTGAAGGAAGTGTTGCCGAATCGTGGGGAGACAGTCAGGGTAGCCTTTTTCAAGCAGTTAAAATGGAAAAGCACATGGTGAGATTACTCTTGCTTTTCATTGTTTTAATCGCTGCATTTAATATTGTATCGATTCTTAGTATGGCGGTGTCTGGCAAACGCGGTTCTATTGCGGTTTTACGTACGATGGGTGCGTCACCACAGGCCATTATGGCAACCTTCATGGTTTACGGTATGGCCACTGGTATTACCGGTTTGTGTTTGGGATTAATGATAGGTATTCCACTGGCAATGAGGGTGGGGGATGTGGTGGCTTGGATTGAGAACTTGAGTGGAATGCAGGTTTTTAATCCTGATGTTTATTTTATAACTAGGCTACCTTCCTACTTACAGTGGTCCGATGTTGGCGTGGTCAGTGGGTGTGCTTTGCTGTTGAGCCTTATGGCCACACTTTATCCCGCGTGGCAGGCTTCGCGCGTTCAGCCGGCTGAGGCTCTGCGCTATGAATAA